One part of the Fusobacterium pseudoperiodonticum genome encodes these proteins:
- a CDS encoding 2-hydroxyacid dehydrogenase, whose amino-acid sequence MEKTKIIFFDIKDYDKEFFKKYADNFNFDMTFLKGKLTEETVHLTKGYDVVCAFTNDVINKANIDVMANNGIKLLAMRCAGFNNVSLKDIHNRFKVVRVPAYSPHAIAEYTVALILAVNRKIHKAYVRTREGNFSINGLMGFDLNGKTAGIIGTGKIGQILIKILRGFNMKVVAYDLFPNQKAAEELGFEYVSLDELYAQSDIISLNCPLTKETQYMINRRSMLKMKDGVILVNTGRGMLIDSADLVEALKDKKIGAVALDVYEEEEDYFFEDKSTQVIEDDILGRLLSFYNVLITSHQAYFTQEAVDAITLTTLNNIKDFVEGKELVNEVPQN is encoded by the coding sequence ATGGAAAAAACTAAAATTATATTTTTTGACATAAAAGATTACGACAAAGAGTTTTTTAAGAAATATGCTGATAACTTCAATTTTGATATGACATTTTTAAAAGGTAAATTGACTGAAGAAACAGTTCATTTAACTAAAGGTTATGATGTTGTCTGTGCTTTCACAAATGATGTTATAAATAAGGCAAATATTGATGTTATGGCTAACAATGGAATAAAGCTTTTAGCTATGAGATGTGCTGGATTTAATAATGTTTCTTTAAAGGATATACATAATAGATTTAAAGTGGTAAGAGTTCCTGCTTATTCTCCTCATGCTATAGCAGAGTATACAGTTGCTCTTATTCTAGCAGTTAATAGAAAAATTCATAAAGCCTATGTTCGTACAAGAGAAGGAAATTTCTCTATCAATGGTTTAATGGGATTTGACTTAAATGGAAAAACAGCTGGTATCATAGGAACAGGTAAAATAGGACAAATTTTAATAAAAATATTAAGAGGATTTAATATGAAAGTTGTAGCCTACGATTTATTCCCTAATCAAAAAGCAGCTGAAGAACTTGGTTTTGAATATGTAAGTTTAGATGAACTATATGCTCAATCTGATATTATTTCTTTAAACTGCCCACTTACAAAAGAAACTCAATATATGATTAATAGAAGATCTATGTTAAAAATGAAAGATGGTGTTATACTTGTAAATACAGGTAGAGGAATGCTAATAGACTCAGCTGATTTAGTTGAAGCTTTAAAAGATAAGAAAATTGGAGCAGTGGCTCTTGATGTATATGAAGAAGAAGAAGATTATTTCTTTGAAGATAAATCTACTCAAGTTATTGAAGATGATATTTTAGGAAGACTTTTATCTTTCTACAATGTTCTTATAACTTCTCACCAAGCATATTTTACTCAGGAAGCTGTTGATGCTATAACTTTAACAACTTTAAATAATATTAAAGACTTCGTTGAAGGTAAAGAGTTAGTAAATGAAGTACCACAAAATTAA
- a CDS encoding type II toxin-antitoxin system HicA family toxin, whose product MSSKEIIKMLEADGWILRSVEGSHHHFKHPSKKGKVTVPHPNKDLHIKTVNSILKQAGLK is encoded by the coding sequence ATGAGCTCAAAAGAAATCATTAAAATGTTGGAGGCTGATGGCTGGATACTTAGATCAGTTGAAGGTAGTCATCATCACTTCAAACATCCTAGCAAAAAGGGGAAAGTTACTGTTCCACATCCTAATAAAGATTTACATATTAAGACTGTGAATAGTATCTTAAAACAAGCTGGCTTAAAATAG
- a CDS encoding type II toxin-antitoxin system HicB family antitoxin has product MKYHYYAVFEKDEDGYSISFPDLPGCLTCAKDIEEALKMAKDVLEGYMLISEEDNDPIEPASSYKELNKNLEDNQVLQLITADTDFVRMRKKNKSVNKMVTLPKWLIDLGKEKKINFSQLLQEAIKRELNID; this is encoded by the coding sequence ATGAAATATCATTATTATGCTGTATTTGAAAAAGATGAAGATGGTTATAGCATTTCATTTCCTGATTTACCAGGTTGCTTAACTTGTGCGAAAGATATTGAAGAAGCTTTAAAAATGGCAAAAGATGTATTAGAAGGTTATATGTTAATATCTGAGGAAGATAATGATCCTATTGAACCAGCAAGTTCATATAAAGAATTGAATAAAAATTTAGAAGATAATCAAGTATTACAATTAATAACAGCTGATACAGATTTTGTAAGAATGAGAAAAAAGAATAAATCTGTGAATAAAATGGTAACATTGCCAAAATGGCTTATAGATTTGGGAAAAGAAAAGAAAATTAATTTTTCACAATTACTACAAGAAGCAATAAAAAGAGAACTGAATATTGATTAA